A region of Reichenbachiella carrageenanivorans DNA encodes the following proteins:
- the rpsF gene encoding 30S ribosomal protein S6 translates to MKNYETVFILTPVLSDDQMKDAVGKFKKVLVDNGAKIINEENWGLKKLAYPIQHKKTGFYQLFEFEAEETIVDALETEYRRDEKILRFLTTALDKHALAYNVKRKSGAFNKKKEEAKS, encoded by the coding sequence ATGAAAAATTACGAGACGGTATTCATTTTAACTCCCGTTTTGTCTGATGATCAGATGAAGGATGCTGTCGGAAAGTTTAAGAAGGTTTTGGTTGACAATGGTGCGAAAATCATCAATGAAGAAAACTGGGGCCTGAAGAAATTAGCTTATCCGATTCAGCACAAAAAAACAGGGTTTTATCAATTGTTCGAGTTTGAAGCAGAGGAAACTATCGTGGACGCGCTTGAGACAGAGTACAGACGAGACGAGAAGATCTTGAGATTCTTAACAACTGCATTGGACAAGCATGCATTGGCTTACAATGTGAAGAGAAAGAGCGGTGCATTTAACAAAAAGAAAGAGGAGGCAAAATCATGA
- the surE gene encoding 5'/3'-nucleotidase SurE: MSKPLILVSNDDGITSKGIRKLVELMAQIGEVVVVAPDSPQSGMGHAITVGDTLRLSEADIFGDIQAFKCSGTPADCIKLAKHEVLKGRKVDLVVSGINHGSNTSISVLYSGTMSAAIEGAIEGTPAIGFSLCDFSWHADFSHVDEYVLKIANEALKNGLPKGIALNVNIPPKQNEKIKGIKVARQANARWEEEFDKRKDPHGRDYYWMIGNFVNHDKGEDNDEWAIANNYISIVPCQFDLTGHHAFSHLNEKWDL, encoded by the coding sequence ATGTCAAAACCACTTATATTAGTATCGAATGATGACGGAATCACGTCAAAGGGAATCAGGAAATTAGTAGAGCTCATGGCGCAAATTGGTGAGGTAGTGGTAGTTGCGCCAGATAGCCCGCAGTCAGGTATGGGGCATGCCATCACGGTAGGAGATACACTCAGGTTGTCAGAAGCAGATATATTTGGAGACATTCAGGCTTTCAAATGCTCAGGTACACCTGCAGACTGTATCAAGCTAGCTAAGCATGAAGTGCTAAAAGGTAGGAAAGTTGACTTGGTGGTGAGCGGAATCAACCATGGCTCGAATACGAGTATTAGTGTGCTGTACTCAGGTACGATGTCGGCAGCGATAGAAGGGGCTATTGAAGGTACGCCTGCTATTGGTTTTTCGCTGTGCGACTTTAGTTGGCATGCAGATTTTTCGCATGTAGATGAATATGTACTTAAAATAGCCAACGAAGCACTGAAAAATGGTTTGCCTAAAGGGATTGCCCTAAATGTGAATATTCCACCTAAGCAAAACGAAAAAATCAAAGGCATCAAAGTAGCAAGACAAGCGAATGCTCGCTGGGAAGAGGAGTTTGATAAACGGAAAGACCCGCACGGGAGAGATTATTATTGGATGATTGGCAATTTTGTGAATCACGACAAAGGAGAGGACAACGACGAATGGGCGATTGCCAACAACTATATATCTATAGTGCCTTGTCAATTCGACCTTACTGGGCATCATGCTTTCAGTCACCTGAACGAGAAGTGGGATTTGTAG
- a CDS encoding DUF4136 domain-containing protein codes for MIRPNSIRPKNYLLFAVMIFLGSCLSQKDFITDSDYSYGGKFKKYRTYNFMTSPENDTLFHREILEKTIASRMGAQGYFKETKKPDLLVMYKIFYDDFSLRGYNQPHFESWVGAEIPGATNEDSESGDDFFDDEEVKGEEYRVSNYEMNDGTLLVVFFDRKKKQTVWQGYASGVFAKDNKDARRNIKVATSKIFNEFRLIADGYVIKGG; via the coding sequence ATGATACGACCCAATTCAATACGACCCAAAAACTATTTATTATTTGCAGTAATGATCTTTTTGGGGAGCTGTCTTTCTCAAAAGGATTTCATCACAGACTCAGATTATAGTTATGGTGGGAAGTTTAAGAAATATCGGACCTACAATTTCATGACTAGTCCAGAGAATGACACGCTTTTTCATAGAGAGATCTTGGAGAAAACAATTGCGTCTCGTATGGGAGCTCAGGGGTATTTTAAGGAAACCAAAAAGCCAGACCTCTTGGTGATGTATAAAATATTTTATGATGATTTTTCATTGAGAGGATATAATCAACCTCACTTTGAGAGCTGGGTAGGTGCCGAGATACCAGGGGCAACAAATGAAGATAGTGAGTCTGGCGATGATTTTTTTGATGATGAAGAGGTGAAAGGGGAAGAATACAGAGTCAGTAATTATGAAATGAATGATGGGACATTGCTGGTGGTTTTCTTTGATAGGAAGAAAAAACAAACCGTATGGCAAGGTTACGCATCAGGTGTATTTGCAAAGGATAATAAAGATGCAAGAAGAAACATTAAAGTAGCCACTTCAAAAATATTTAATGAATTTAGATTGATTGCTGATGGTTATGTGATCAAAGGCGGTTGA
- a CDS encoding saccharopine dehydrogenase family protein: MSRILIIGAGGVGRVVAYKCAQNSEVFSDIWMASRTQSKCDQIAKDIQANLGVNVHTEQVDADNVPELVALIKKIQPKLIINVALPYQDLTIMDACLETGVHYLDTANYEPKDEAKFEYSWQWAYQDKFKAAGLTAVLGCGFDPGVTGIYTAYAAKHHFDEIQYLDIVDCNGGDHGKAFATNFNPEINIREITQKGKYWENGNWVETEPFEIKQELNYPNIGVRDSYVLYHEELESITKNFPSIKRARFWMTFGQEYLTHLRVIQNIGMASIVPIKYKGIDIVPLQFLKETLPDPGSLGDNYEGETSIGCRIKGLKDGEEKTYYVYNNCKHQDAFNETGAQGVSYTTGVPAMIGAMMVLTGEWTGAGVFNVEEFNPDPFMDKLNTEGLPWHEQHNIDLEVL, from the coding sequence ATGTCAAGAATTTTAATCATTGGCGCAGGTGGTGTAGGTCGAGTAGTAGCCTATAAATGTGCGCAAAACTCAGAAGTATTTTCTGATATATGGATGGCTAGTCGTACCCAATCTAAATGCGACCAAATAGCCAAGGATATACAAGCCAACCTCGGCGTAAACGTCCACACCGAACAAGTAGATGCGGACAATGTACCCGAATTAGTCGCGCTTATCAAAAAAATACAACCGAAACTTATCATCAATGTGGCGCTGCCTTATCAAGATCTCACGATCATGGATGCATGTCTAGAAACTGGCGTTCATTACCTTGACACGGCCAACTATGAGCCAAAAGATGAGGCCAAGTTTGAATACAGTTGGCAATGGGCGTATCAAGATAAATTCAAGGCAGCTGGACTGACCGCCGTTTTAGGCTGTGGGTTTGATCCTGGAGTAACTGGTATATATACAGCCTATGCAGCCAAGCATCATTTTGACGAAATCCAATACCTCGATATTGTGGACTGTAATGGAGGTGATCATGGCAAAGCCTTTGCCACCAATTTCAATCCAGAAATTAACATCAGGGAAATCACTCAAAAGGGAAAATACTGGGAAAATGGTAATTGGGTAGAAACAGAACCGTTTGAGATCAAACAAGAGTTAAACTATCCCAACATTGGTGTAAGAGATTCTTATGTCCTCTATCACGAAGAACTTGAGTCGATCACAAAAAACTTCCCTAGCATCAAAAGAGCAAGGTTTTGGATGACATTTGGCCAAGAATACCTGACACATTTAAGAGTCATTCAGAACATTGGCATGGCTTCTATTGTGCCGATCAAATACAAAGGCATAGACATTGTTCCGCTGCAATTTTTGAAAGAGACGTTGCCTGACCCTGGCAGTCTAGGCGACAATTACGAAGGTGAAACGTCTATTGGCTGTAGAATAAAAGGGCTGAAAGATGGTGAGGAGAAAACCTACTATGTGTACAACAACTGTAAGCACCAAGACGCCTTTAATGAAACAGGCGCTCAAGGTGTCTCTTATACCACTGGCGTGCCAGCTATGATAGGTGCCATGATGGTATTGACTGGTGAATGGACTGGCGCAGGGGTGTTCAATGTGGAGGAATTCAACCCAGACCCATTCATGGACAAACTAAATACAGAAGGACTTCCTTGGCATGAGCAACACAATATAGATTTGGAGGTTCTATAA